TCACAGATTAAAGACGGTGAGAACGTTATCGGAAACAGAACAAAAGTGAAGGTTGTTAAAAATAAAGTAGCACCGCCTTTCCGTACTGCCGAGTTTGACATTATGTATGGTGAAGGTGTTTCCAAAGTGGGTGAAATCCTGGATTTAGCCGTAGACTTTGAAATCATCAAAAAAAGCGGTTCCTGGTTTAGCTATGGCGATACCAAATTAGGACAGGGACGTGATGCCGTTAAATCATTAATTAAAGACAATCCGGAATTAATGGATGAATTAGAGGCAAAAATTAAAGAACTGATCAAACAAAAAGAATCATAAAATAAAAAAACCCGAAAATTTTCGGGTTTTTTTATTTTATGACGCAACCTTTTTTATTTTCGTATATCTAACTATAAAACGACTGAAAGTAATCTGAAATGAAAAAAATATTTGCCCTGTTTTTTTTTATTACATTTTTGAATGCGTGTTCTTCCGATTCTGATATAGAAAACACCTCTTTTGAGTTATTGCCTATACAGGATGTACAGTTACCGGACACGTTTAAAGCAGGTGTGCAAACAGTAATATATCTAAAATATAAACGACCTACTAACTGCCATTCATTTAATGGTATTTATTATGAAAAAAACGGCAACACAATTACTATGGCGATAGATGCCCTATACCAGCACCTTAGTAATTGCGAAGCTGTAAATGAGAATCCGTTTGAAGTTAGTTATCCATTATTTATCAAAACTTCCGGAGCGCATGTTTTACGATTTTGGCAAGGAAAAAATGCCCAGGGTGAAGATCAATTTTTAGTCCGGGAGATAGATGTACAAGAATAAAAAATAATTCGTTTGAGTGTCGAGCAAATCATATACGATTGTAAAAACAACGACCGCAAAGCACAGGAGCAGCTCTACAAGCTATTATCTCCAAAGCTTTTTGCCGTCTGTTTGAAGTATTCTCGTAATTATGCCGAAGCAGAAGACAACTTACAGGATGGTTTTATTTTACTGTTTAAAAAAATTGAACAATATCAATTTAGAGGTTCTTTTGAAGGTTGGGCGAAACGATTGATGATTAATAATATTCTTCAGAAATACCGCAATCAGGGTGTTTATGAATTAGTGAATGACAATATTATTGATAACAATCCAACGGTGGATTTTGACGATGAAGATGTATCCCTCGATTATCTCATCAGCATTATCCAGGAATTACCGGATCGGTACCGACTGGTGTTCAACCTGTATGTAATGGATGATTATTCGCATAAGGAAATCGCCGAAATGCTGAACATTACAATAGGAACATCAAAATCAAATCTGGCAAGAGCCCGAATGATTTTAAAAGAAAAAATTGAAATACAACAACACAACAGAAAAGTATCCTCAACACAATGAGTGAAAGAAAAAACATAGATCGCCTTTTCCAGGAAAAGTTTAAGGACTTTGAAGCAGTTCCTCCTAAAAACATGTGGGGAAATATTCAGGCCGAACTGGACGGGGAAAAGAAAAAACGAAAGTTTATTGCTCCTTTCTGGCTGAGACTTTCCGGAATTGCTGCTGTTTTCCTTTTAGGTTTTTTAACGGCAACCTATTTCCTGTCTAATCCCGGCAAGCCGCAAAACAGCCCCGTGGTTAATTCGGACGAAAGCAATAAGAATGCTAACGGTTCCGAAACCGGAAATAAACAAAACAGCCTGATTGACCGCGATCATCAAATCAACACAACAGCAGAAGAGGCTTTAGTTGAAGAAAATGCTGCAAAAAACAGCATTGTAAATAAAAACAATACGAATACAATCGTAAACCGTTCCCATACAGAGAACAATAATTATTCTGCGAAAAAAGGAAGCAGTAACCGCGTTATTGCCAACCGAAAAAACCGCACTAAAAAACAATCCGGGAATTATATTGCAGGAAACAACAAGAATGGCTTTTATGCAACGGATTTTGACAAGCGTCTGACCGATAAAGAGAATGACAACGACGGCAGTTCTAAAAATTCCGGCAAAACAAGACCTTTTAATTTTCATAAGAAAAACAATATTGCAAACTATATCATTATCCCTGAAAAGGATAGTACCCAGACAGAAATCGCTGCTGAAACCGAAAATGTTTTAGACAAGGTTCAAAAGGAGAAATTGCTGGCTGAGACTAAAAAAATTAAAGAAAAAGAAGTTAAAAAATCCAAATGGGCAATCAGCTCTACGGTTACACCAATATTCTTTCGTTCCACATCAAACGGTTCTCCTATAGACAACCAGTTTGCATCGAATACCAAAGATTATGAAAACACCATGAGTTACGGTCTTGGACTTCGTTATGAACTGAACGACAAACTGACCTTGCGCACCGGTATTAACCGCCTGGCATTTGAATACAACACGAATAATATTGTGTATTATGAAAGCGCTAATGCAAACGGATTACAAAATGTATCCCGCAATAACAGCGGCGCTAATATCCAGATACAAAATAAAAACGGTGGTCTGACAACAGATCCAAACAGCGGAATTGTAGAAAAAATGAATTCCGGAACGTTAAATCAGAAAATGGGTTATATCGAAGTTCCGATGGAATTATCATACAAACTGATCGACAATCGATTCGGTATCGAATTAATCGGTGGTTTCAGTACCCTATTTTTAAATCAGAATAAAATTGATCTGGTGTCTTCTGAGTTAAACACGACTATTGGAGAGGCAAACAATTTAAATGATGTACATCTTAGCAGCAACATAGGTGTAGGTGTTAAATACCGCTTCCTGAAATCTTTTGAAGCCAATTTTGAACCTACCTTTAAATATCAACTGAACATGTTCAGTAGTGACGCCGGAAATTTCAAACCCTATCTTTTTGGTTTGTACACCGGAGTTAGTTATAGATTTTAAGCTTTTTAGTTAGTTAGCTTGAATTTTAGTTAAGTTGAAAAAGCACTCTTTTGGGTTAGAGTGCTTTTTTGTTTTTATCAAATTCCAGTAATTGGTTCAGGATTATGGTTCTCACTTCATCCTTCACTTCCTTTTTATTGTCCTGTGTTTTTCCGACTGTAGCAACCGGTTTGTGAATTTTTATTCTCATTTTCCCCGGACTTCCGCTAAAAAACGTAAAAGAAAAACGCTCCTTTACATCTCCAAACGACATTGGAACAATCGGGATCTGATGTTCGATAGCCAGTCTGAAAGCACCGTCTTTAAACTCATCCAGCAGTATGCTTTCATTATCCGGAACACCTCCTTCAGGAAAAATACAAATACTAAGCCCCTGCTCCAATCGTTTTTGTGCCCGTTTAAAAACTTCAAAACGGCTTTTAGAACTGCTTCTGTCTACCAATATACAGGTGCGTTTGTAGAAAAATCCGAATATCGGCAGTTTTGCCAGTTCTTTTTTACCCACAAACACAAACGGATTGTCTTTAACCAGCATCAGCATCAGCATGATGTCAATCATCGAAGTATGATTGGCAACCAGCATATAACTTTTTCCTTTTTCCAGTACATCTTCTCTTTCTACCTTATAATAGAAGCCCATTCCGTAGAAAATAATTTTAGCCCACAGTCTTGCCAGAACAAAAAACTGGGGATATGTTTTTTCCGATAAAATGGAAAGGAACAAAAGCGGAAATAAAACGATGATCGGCACAGTGACCAAAACATAAAACCAGATTCGCCAAAGTGTCCAAAAAAGGATTTTTAAAATTTTCATTCTTTTAAGTTGTTGTACGCATTTATATTCCGCTTCAAACGGCTCCTTCTTCTTCAAGTTATCAAAAGTAAGAATTCGTCCAAAACTTTTTACCAAAACCGTTACCTTTGCAAAAAATAATTTTAAACAATGGCAAAAATCTTAACCGGTGTTCAAAGTACAGGAACGCCACACTTAGGAAACTTGCTCGGTGCTATTTTACCGGCTATCGAAATGGCCAACAAGCCCGAGAACGAATCTTTTCTTTTTATTGCCGATTTACATTCGGCTACACAAATAAAAGATGGTAAAACGTTACGTGATAACACCTATAGTGTTGCAGCAACCTGGCTTGCCTGTGGTTTAGATATTACTAAAATTACGTTCTACCGTCAGTCCGATGTTCCGCAAACAACGGAGCTATCCTGGTATTTGAGCTGTTTTTTCCCTTTTCAGCGTTTAACACTGGCCCATTCTTTCAAAGATAAAGCCGATCGTTTAGACGATGTGAATGCCGGGTTGTTCACTTATCCGATGCTGATGGCTGCCGACATTCTATTGTATGACGCCGAATTTGTACCGGTTGGAAAAGACCAACTGCAGCACCTTGAAATTACACGTGATGTTGCCTCCCGTTTTAACCACCAGATGGGAGAAACGTTTGTATTGCCGGAAGCAAAAATTGAAGAACACATTATGATCATTCCGGGAACTGATGGCGAAAAAATGAGCAAGTCCCGCAATAATTTCATCAATATCTTTTTAGACGATAAAGCACTTCGCAAACAGGTTATGAGTATTGAAACGGACAGCACTCCGCTGGAGGCTCCTAAAAATCCGGATACCTGTAATGCTTT
This region of Flavobacterium inviolabile genomic DNA includes:
- a CDS encoding RNA polymerase sigma factor gives rise to the protein MSVEQIIYDCKNNDRKAQEQLYKLLSPKLFAVCLKYSRNYAEAEDNLQDGFILLFKKIEQYQFRGSFEGWAKRLMINNILQKYRNQGVYELVNDNIIDNNPTVDFDDEDVSLDYLISIIQELPDRYRLVFNLYVMDDYSHKEIAEMLNITIGTSKSNLARARMILKEKIEIQQHNRKVSSTQ
- a CDS encoding lysophospholipid acyltransferase family protein produces the protein MKILKILFWTLWRIWFYVLVTVPIIVLFPLLFLSILSEKTYPQFFVLARLWAKIIFYGMGFYYKVEREDVLEKGKSYMLVANHTSMIDIMLMLMLVKDNPFVFVGKKELAKLPIFGFFYKRTCILVDRSSSKSRFEVFKRAQKRLEQGLSICIFPEGGVPDNESILLDEFKDGAFRLAIEHQIPIVPMSFGDVKERFSFTFFSGSPGKMRIKIHKPVATVGKTQDNKKEVKDEVRTIILNQLLEFDKNKKAL
- the trpS gene encoding tryptophan--tRNA ligase, with the protein product MAKILTGVQSTGTPHLGNLLGAILPAIEMANKPENESFLFIADLHSATQIKDGKTLRDNTYSVAATWLACGLDITKITFYRQSDVPQTTELSWYLSCFFPFQRLTLAHSFKDKADRLDDVNAGLFTYPMLMAADILLYDAEFVPVGKDQLQHLEITRDVASRFNHQMGETFVLPEAKIEEHIMIIPGTDGEKMSKSRNNFINIFLDDKALRKQVMSIETDSTPLEAPKNPDTCNAFAIYKLLATPEQTEAMRANYLGGNYGYGHAKQALFELITEKFKTERERYHYYMNNLPEVDALLKKGAAKAGTIADGVLKRVREKLGYE